A single genomic interval of Oryza sativa Japonica Group chromosome 7, ASM3414082v1 harbors:
- the LOC4343418 gene encoding glucose-6-phosphate/phosphate translocator 2, chloroplastic, with protein MRAVSMAATHRRHRRTDGRLQHNTVTVTEEAGATIPAANMLAAAASVKLSTAGTATAPKMALFKPLHLPPLFAAAAAAAGPRPLSLSARPLYRQQDPLFLASRVASPAPPPPSATADGARPVEAAPAGAAPEEAARRAKIGVYFATWWALNVIFNIYNKKVLNAFPYPWLTSTLSLAAGSAIMLASWATRIAEAPATDLDFWKALSPVAIAHTIGHVAATVSMAKVAVSFTHIIKSGEPAFSVLVSRFFLGEHFPAPVYFSLLPIIGGCALAAITELNFNMIGFMGAMISNLAFVFRNIFSKKGMKGKSVSGMNYYACLSMLSLVILLPFAFAMEGPKVWAAGWQKAVAEIGPNFVWWVAAQSVFYHLYNQVSYMSLDEISPLTFSIGNTMKRISVIVASIIIFHTPVQPINALGAAIAILGTFIYSQAKQ; from the exons ATGCGAGCGGTCTCTATGGCCGCAACCCATCGCCGCCATAGACGTACGGACGGCCGGCTACAACACAACACAGTAACTGTAACTGAAGAAGCCGGCGCCACCATTCCCGCCGCCAAtatgctcgccgccgccgcctccgtcaagCTCTCCACGGCCGGGACCGCCACGGCGCCCAAGATGGCATTATTCAagcccctccacctccctcccctcttcgccgccgccgccgccgccgccgggccacgtcccctctccctctcggcgcgCCCCCTGTACCGGCAGCAGGACCCGTTATTCCTGGCGTCGCGCGTCgcgtcaccggcgccgccgccgccgtccgccaccgccgacggcgCCCGGCCGGTGGAGGCTGCaccggcgggcgcggcgccggaggaggcggcgaggcgggccaAGATCGGGGTCTACTTCGCGACGTGGTGGGCGCTGAACGTGATCTTCAACATCTACAACAAGAAGGTGCTCAACGCGTTCCCTTACCCGTGGCTCACGTCCacgctctccctcgccgccggctccgCCATCATGCTCGCCTCCTGGGCCACCAGGATCGCCGAGGCGCCCGCCACCGACCTCGATTTCTGGAAGGCCCTGTCACCG GTGGCGATCGCGCACACCATCGGGCacgtggcggcgacggtgagcatGGCGAAGGTGGCGGTGTCGTTCACCCACATCATCAAGAGCGGCGAGCCGGCGTTCAGCGTGCTCGTCTCCAGGTTCTTCCTCGGCGAGCACTTCCCGGCGCCGGTCTACTTCTCCCTCCTCCCAATCATCGGCGGAtgcgccctcgccgccatcaccgAGCTCAATTTCAACATGATTG GATTCATGGGGGCGATGATCTCGAACCTGGCATTCGTGTTCCGGAACATATTCTCCAAGAAGGGGATGAAGGGCAAGTCGGTGAGCGGGATGAACTACTACGCCTGCCTCTCCATGCTCTCGCTGgtcatcctcctccctttcGCCTTCGCCATGGAGGGGCCCAAGGTGTGGGCTGCCGGCTGGCAAAAAGCCGTCGCCGAGATCGGTCCAAACTTCGTCTG GTGGGTGGCGGCGCAGAGTGTGTTCTACCACTTGTACAACCAAgtgtcctacatgtcattggaCGAGATCTCACCACTGACATTCAGCATCGGCAACACCATGAAGCGGATCTCCGTCATTGTCGCCTCCATCATCATCTTCCACACGCCGGTCCAGCCCATCAACGCCCTCGGAGCCGCCATTGCGATTCTCGGAACTTTCATCTACTCTCAG GCGAAGCAGTAA
- the LOC9271813 gene encoding large ribosomal subunit protein eL42 produces MVNVPKTKKTYCKNKECRKHTLHKVTQYKKGKDSLSAQGKRRYDRKQSGYGGQTKPVFHKKAKTTKKIVLKLQCQSCKHYSQHPIKRCKHFEIGGDKKGKGTSLF; encoded by the exons ATG GTGAACGTTCCCAAGACCAAGAAGACCTACTGCAAGAACAAGGAGTGCAGGAAGCACACCCTTCACAAGGTCACTCAGTACAAGAAGGGTAAGGACAGCCTGTCTGCCCAGGGAAAGCGCCGTTATGACCGAAAGCAGTCAGGATATGGTGGTCAGACCAAGCCTGTTTTCCACAAGAAG GCAAAAACCACCAAGAAGATCGTGCTGAAGCTGCAATGCCAAAGCTGCAAGCATTACTCCCAGCACCCCATCAAG AGGTGCAAGCATTTCGAGATTGGTGGAGACAAGAAGGGCAAGGGAACATCTCTTTTCTAA
- the LOC107276598 gene encoding large ribosomal subunit protein eL42, with protein sequence MVNVPKTKKTYCKNKECRKHTLHKVTQYKKGKDSLSAQGKRRYDRKQSGYGGQTKPVFHKKAKTTKKIVLKLQCQSCKHYSQHPIKRCKHFEIGGDKKGKGTSLF encoded by the exons ATG GTGAACGTTCCCAAGACCAAGAAGACCTACTGCAAGAACAAGGAGTGCAGGAAGCACACCCTTCACAAGGTCACTCAGTACAAGAAGGGTAAGGACAGCCTGTCTGCCCAGGGAAAGCGCCGTTATGACCGTAAGCAGTCAGGATATGGTGGTCAGACCAAGCCTGTTTTCCACAAGAAG GCAAAAACCACCAAGAAGATTGTGCTGAAGCTGCAATGCCAAAGCTGCAAGCATTACTCCCAGCACCCCATCAAG AGGTGCAAGCATTTCGAGATTGGTGGAGACAAGAAGGGCAAGGGAACATCTCTTTTCTAA
- the LOC107276568 gene encoding glucose-6-phosphate/phosphate translocator 2, chloroplastic, which translates to MRAVSMAATHRRHRRTDGRLQHNTVTVTEEAGATIPAANMLAAAASVKLSTAGTATAPKMALFKPLHLPPLFAAAAAAAGPRPLSLSARPLYRQQDPLFLASRVASPAPPPPSATADGARPVEAAPAGAAPEEAARRAKIGVYFATWWALNVIFNIYNKKVLNAFPYPWLTSTLSLAAGSAIMLASWATRIAEAPATDLDFWKALSPVAIAHTIGHVAATVSMAKVAVSFTHIIKSGEPAFSVLVSRFFLGEHFPAPVYFSLLPIIGGCALAAITELNFNMIGFMGAMISNLAFVFRNIFSKKGMKGKSVSGMNYYACLSMLSLVILLPFAFAMEGPKVWAAGWQKAVAEIGPNFVWWVAAQSVFYHLYNQVSYMSLDEISPLTFSIGNTMKRISVIVASIIIFHTPVQPINALGAAIAILGTFIYSQAKQ; encoded by the exons ATGCGAGCAGTCTCTATGGCCGCAACCCATCGCCGCCATAGACGTACGGACGGCCGGCTACAACACAACACAGTAACTGTAACTGAAGAAGCCGGCGCCACCATTCCCGCCGCCAAtatgctcgccgccgccgcctccgtcaagCTCTCCACGGCCGGGACCGCCACGGCGCCCAAGATGGCATTATTCAagcccctccacctccctcccctcttcgccgccgccgccgccgccgccgggccacgtcccctctccctctcggcgcgCCCCCTGTACCGGCAGCAGGACCCGTTATTCCTGGCGTCGCGCGTCgcgtcaccggcgccgccgccgccgtccgccaccgccgacggcgCCCGGCCGGTGGAGGCTGCaccggcgggcgcggcgccggaggaggcggcgaggcgggccaAGATCGGGGTCTACTTCGCGACGTGGTGGGCGCTGAACGTGATCTTCAACATCTACAACAAGAAGGTGCTCAACGCGTTCCCTTACCCGTGGCTCACGTCCacgctctccctcgccgccggctccgCCATCATGCTCGCCTCCTGGGCCACCAGGATCGCCGAGGCGCCCGCCACCGACCTCGATTTCTGGAAGGCCCTGTCTCCG GTGGCGATCGCGCACACCATCGGGCacgtggcggcgacggtgagcatGGCGAAGGTGGCGGTGTCGTTCACCCACATCATCAAGAGCGGCGAGCCGGCGTTCAGCGTGCTCGTCTCCAGGTTCTTCCTCGGCGAGCACTTCCCGGCGCCGGTCTACTTCTCCCTCCTCCCAATCATCGGCGGAtgcgccctcgccgccatcaccgAGCTCAATTTCAACATGATTG GATTCATGGGGGCGATGATCTCGAACCTGGCATTCGTGTTCCGGAACATATTCTCCAAGAAGGGGATGAAGGGCAAGTCGGTGAGCGGGATGAACTACTACGCCTGCCTCTCCATGCTCTCGCTGgtcatcctcctccctttcGCCTTCGCCATGGAGGGGCCCAAGGTGTGGGCTGCCGGCTGGCAAAAAGCCGTCGCCGAGATCGGTCCAAACTTCGTCTG GTGGGTGGCGGCGCAGAGTGTGTTCTACCACTTGTACAACCAAgtgtcctacatgtcattggaCGAGATCTCACCACTGACATTCAGCATCGGCAACACCATGAAGCGGATCTCCGTCATTGTCGCCTCCATCATCATCTTCCACACGCCGGTCCAGCCCATCAACGCCCTCGGAGCCGCCATTGCGATTCTCGGAACTTTCATCTACTCTCAG GCGAAGCAGTAA
- the LOC107276572 gene encoding glucose-6-phosphate/phosphate translocator 2, chloroplastic, producing the protein MLAAAASVKLSTAGTATAPKMALFKPLHLPPLFAAAAAAAGPRPLSLSARPLYRQQDPLFLASRVASPAPPPPSATADGARPVEAAPAGAAPEEAARRAKIGVYFATWWALNVIFNIYNKKVLNAFPYPWLTSTLSLAAGSAIMLASWATRIAEAPATDLDFWKALSPVAIAHTIGHVAATVSMAKVAVSFTHIIKSGEPAFSVLVSRFFLGEHFPAPVYFSLLPIIGGCALAAITELNFNMIGFMGAMISNLAFVFRNIFSKKGMKGKSVSGMNYYACLSMLSLVILLPFAFAMEGPKVWAAGWQKAVAEIGPNFVWWVAAQSVFYHLYNQVSYMSLDEISPLTFSIGNTMKRISVIVASIIIFHTPVQPINALGAAIAILGTFIYSQAKQ; encoded by the exons atgctcgccgccgccgcctccgtcaagCTCTCCACGGCCGGGACCGCCACGGCGCCCAAGATGGCATTATTCAagcccctccacctccctcccctcttcgccgccgccgccgccgccgccgggccacgtcccctctccctctcggcgcgCCCCCTGTACCGGCAGCAGGACCCGTTATTCCTGGCGTCGCGCGTCgcgtcaccggcgccgccgccgccgtccgccaccgccgacggcgCCCGGCCGGTGGAGGCTGCaccggcgggcgcggcgccggaggaggcggcgaggcgggccaAGATCGGGGTCTACTTCGCGACGTGGTGGGCGCTGAACGTGATCTTCAACATCTACAACAAGAAGGTGCTCAACGCGTTCCCTTACCCGTGGCTCACGTCCacgctctccctcgccgccggctccgCCATCATGCTCGCCTCCTGGGCCACCAGGATCGCCGAGGCGCCCGCCACCGACCTCGATTTCTGGAAGGCCCTGTCTCCG GTGGCGATCGCGCACACCATCGGGCacgtggcggcgacggtgagcatGGCGAAGGTGGCGGTGTCGTTCACCCACATCATCAAGAGCGGCGAGCCGGCGTTCAGCGTGCTCGTCTCCAGGTTCTTCCTCGGCGAGCACTTCCCGGCGCCGGTCTACTTCTCCCTCCTCCCAATCATCGGCGGAtgcgccctcgccgccatcaccgAGCTCAATTTCAACATGATTG GATTCATGGGGGCGATGATCTCGAACCTGGCATTCGTGTTCCGGAACATATTCTCCAAGAAGGGGATGAAGGGCAAGTCGGTGAGCGGGATGAACTACTACGCCTGCCTCTCCATGCTCTCGCTGgtcatcctcctccctttcGCCTTCGCCATGGAGGGGCCCAAGGTGTGGGCTGCCGGCTGGCAAAAAGCCGTCGCCGAGATCGGTCCAAACTTCGTCTG GTGGGTGGCGGCGCAGAGTGTGTTCTACCACTTGTACAACCAAgtgtcctacatgtcattggaCGAGATCTCACCACTGACATTCAGCATCGGCAACACCATGAAGCGGATCTCCGTCATTGTCGCCTCCATCATCATCTTCCACACGCCGGTCCAGCCCATCAACGCCCTCGGAGCCGCCATTGCGATTCTCGGAACTTTCATCTACTCTCAG GCGAAGCAGTAA